From the genome of Cydia pomonella isolate Wapato2018A chromosome 1, ilCydPomo1, whole genome shotgun sequence:
GCGATCTGTTAATCACTACATGACCACAAAGTGGTAACGTAGTTAGGTTCattatattctttaaaaaaaaacacaataatactTTCTGCCTAGAACGCTCATTGATTGAGCTCTTAACGCTCGACTCAAGCCTTCGAGGTTCGGGGGGCTTGAGCTTTcaattgggagcgtgcacgactgtcacgcaacctagtgtccgcaagtctaggggaaaacgtcaattcactacatcttataaaactactccaaaactaaaaactactgaacggattttcatacgactttcatctatcaatagagtgattcttgaggaaggcttaagtatataacttgttaaggttttgtgtaaattgtttgaaatataacgatgttgtcggaaaaaatcacgccggctaggagctttaatcgaaaacgctgcctaatccgtttgagctataacaacacaatgtattgtggggttgtttctcattcataggtctacaaaaaagtccgcgatgttaaatgtctatcttttaaggataacttactatatccattcttaacttctagaaaaagatcacgtaatatgtggcatttgcaaagctatttacatggatacattattaacaattatcaaaataaaaacgttagttatattaagcatttcatatagattacaatggtcgcttacaccattcaatttaaatgaatatttcaggagtaatcgtaaatcaaagtttcatttcgagccatataattgtacgaaatgttaaagacgctatccgcagttagttcaaatttttaccaccttatgcgctgggatcgctttacttacccccaccatgcacttcgcacggtcccattAGACCCGAGTTTTTAAAGCTTGAGCTCTCTATGAAGCCCGAGTCTTAAAAACTTACTATTAAGAGCTCGTAAAAAGCTTGAGTCGTTAAGGTTCTGAACCGTTTTTGAGCTCAAACCTTCAACGCTTAAGTCTTCAAAGCTTGAACCTTCAAGGTTTGCGAGTCTTTAAGGTTTCAAAGTCTTCGAGACTAGTCTTTTAACATCACTAGTTAACGAATTCCCGctcaccgaaagagaaaaagacaagcttatgtttatcaaggagtatgacaaagatgaatggaatgcgaaaattaatcaaaaataacagattcttgacgtccctttgcgcgCACAaacacagataagataatgacttgaatgtGGACAActctaaatagccgaaagggatactGCGATACATTAGAAAGTGATagcatgatttgtccctgaatcgttgttaaacttcagttttgtaggatgtttcttttctgtacgggaatactattacttattctgtgataCCTATAACCTGTCTATACTTAcactcccttattcataaacgtctactaaagttgacaagccgctaataatcgtttgtccctttccgacgtattagtatgatggaaagggacaaacgattattagcggcttgtcaactttagtagacgtttatgaataagggggtaacaATATAATTGACTTCAAATAGGTGTCATGTAACTAAGAGTAACGGGTAGCTAAAATACGTGctcataaatgaaaaataaacagagaagaaaaaaaaatcatagaacGGAATAAAATccgtaaaaatatgtaaataacgCACTCGTTAGGGGTGATTTAAAAACTCAATGGGATGAAATGGCCTCCAATTTGGAAGATTGCATTTTGTGACCCGCTTTTGggatatttacttttattactgTATACCGACTGTGGATGGGTGGTTTTGGTGTGGTTTAATGTGTTTTCACCACATCAGCTcataaaggctctctttatacattaaaaactgatgagaaattcgcattttatccacaagcgTGGCAAAGTAACAAGATGAAAATTTTGAGATGCTTGctcatgttggctggtaaaatgataaaatgaataaataaaattgacatttatgtGATGATTCTGAAAATCTCTAGCCACCGTGCAGGTTAGGATCATGAGGACTCGAATAAAAAGCTTCGATTCTTAGTGAACTGATATAATCTTCCACAAGGAGTACCTTGTGGAATTCCTTGTTAACCAGTAGGTTATCTGTATGGCAAGAATAGCCAAGGTTAAGTGCAGAAAGTggttgttgatagtatggaggatgatgagaAGGTGTTTTGCagtatttgatcagtacaaaaggtggtttaaatttaggtgcctCTTATTGGCTGTGGTGCAAAATATGTCGAatgctcctattggtgcttttgtaaaaacctctgaatactagccgagctcgacggctgcgtttagctattGCATTAggaatatattgattttatacaaataaaaagatGCAGAATaacagaaggtgtcgcagaaagcaaatcgggactggaacctcaggtggcatgagctttctctgccaaaaatgtgggaggtcatgccgctcacgcatcggcttccacagtcaccaaacccgttgtctaaacagcaatgcttaaatcgtctgcaatagacgtaAAGGCCTGTGATGCTGATGAAAAAGTTGCGTTCGcaacaatgataaatatttaataacaataataacgttcatttgaatttgatttgcaATGTCTTACGTATTTTCCTCGCGTGGTTGTGTTTCACCCaagagcaaagtttgtttaaccctcgtttCGTGCTCAACGCCCTCAAGcccaacgctcaagattcttaCTTTTAAAATCTCTGGTATCATTATTAGAACAATGGgctaaacaaaaacaataattacttgttttacaggggagcaaagttgttgtttatcgcctcgTGCTACACAATGCTACAAACTTCAGGTGTCTTATTTGCATAATATTAACAAAGTGAATTCAGTATAGTCAAATTTTGTAGTCATCTgagtttactgccatctttcgacccATGTTCTTTCTCTTATATGTGTTTAATAttaaacggtgtcgccatctattcgagcataaatTTTTTGAGACACGTTTTCttctttgaattatttattttatacggtgctatatatatatctttgataTTAATGCATCTTCAGCCCTTCATCTATTGCATAGTGAAGTCTTTGGATGAATAAGTTATTAGTTATAAAGCAAaacaatctattttttttttcagatttaaaTGCTGCGAAATAATCTTCGAAACCCTAAACTCCATCGGGCTTTGCATTCAGTCACAGGGTGTTCTGACTATGTATGGAAGTGGATTCACGTCGGGCATCTGCGTTGATATGGGGTAGGTACCTTTATTGGTCGTGTTTTTAAGGGCGTCCACTAGCTGACGCGGGTGCACCTCCCGGGCGCACGCATGCGGGTGCCATTGTCGGTAAAATCCACTGCACGCGTTCGTGCCAGTTACCGTTGCTCAtcattgacgtattaaaaccAATGCCAAAGAAATATGACTAAATATATGGAGCAAACTGACATTAGGAAATGCGTTCTAGTAGATGCTAATGTTTGGCAGGAAGCGGGGCAGGATCGGgaaaagtggcgtgctcttcggaggccaagaccctctttgggtcgctgagccccattagttagtttagttagcTTTATTTTGGTCCGACTATGCAATAATTCTTGTGTTTCAGATATGACAAGGTAGACATAGCCCCGGTGTACGAGGGAGGTCTTATTGCGTATGCGCAAACGACCACCGGGATCCCGAGCCTTGAATTACATGACTATATACGAAGGCTATTTGCAGGTGAACATTAACCAATAGGTCATCGCCATCATATATATCAGACCGCTCACGGTGTTCGCAAATATAAAAGTGCAGTTCAGATATTTCTGATCACCCtgcccgctccgatatatttgatggcgacggTATATCATCATAATCATACACCGCACTCCAATTTATTTGCAAACGTTTCTAACTGATGTGCCCTCAAAATGTCTCCTCGAGTGCGATGTATGCTCATAACTATTTTAGCTTTTGGGGTGAACCTTAATGTGTTCAGGTTCTTCTCCGAACGCAGTTCACTGAGCACTGAGACGGCCGTGCGCGCCGCGGATATCGATGACTTCttatcaaaaataacattacgcTGTTTTGGAAGGAATTTTGGTAATAgattttgtgcaaaaatagtgACAAAATTTTAATGATGTTTTTGAGACCTATGTTAGTGATTTTGTTCTATAAAGCTAAAGTCATTTAATCGATATttactagagaaaggcctcaagattgttattcatatttttttgcaacCGTATTATGATGTAAAGAAAATTTCCTTATCATTGAGTTGAAAATAATATACGGGTGTATGAGTATATGAGTGAGAGGTGCGTAAAGATCAGGCAAATGCCCTGTTCGCGTGTTTTTTCTTGCGTTATTTGCCCACCGCTTGTGTATTCCACGCGTGATGCACATTGTAACGTGCTAGACGCGAATAGCGCTCTGCTGGTACATTCGCCCGGTATGGACGCACTTTTAAAGACATCCTGGTCAAATTCGAGGTCAAATTagtttatagatcgtgtcattcacgaagacgcgtgccttgactttaCCCATCAGTTCTCTATTTTAGGACCTTTCTTTCACCCAAAACTATCAAACTCGAATGATCTGTTTTTCttgtagctttttaattttaacatttagtcccgtttttactgataaaaaatatatttgcagAAAGAAATATCAACATAACCTCTCAACAAGTGCTgcgtaatttaaaaaagaaagctTACATTACAAAAAACGCCGCTTATAACAGAAAGACCGGTAAAAAAACCTTCACTTTGCCCGACGGCAAAGTTATAGACATCAGCAATGAAGCCTTCATGGCAGGTTAGTGGTATAACAAAATCACCAATTtcgaacatttaaagaattTAATCTCCACCCTATTACGTAagttgtcacagtgacaatcaaaaTTAAAGTCACTAAGAACTTATGtccctaaataaataagtgaacAGACTATTTGTTtactctatattattatatgtctttttccttcttttctgttacctttcgtgatttttctcacttgatagtctcatcggaagatcagcgctggaagccaccagcaacatgctgagatgaggccatttcatggcactttatacttcctttgtttttgttatatcatgtaatttaatgtatcttgtttgtgtctacgaataaaaattattctattctattctgatAGGTACTGTCCATACCCAAGGCAGTACAGAAGGCAGCACATATGTTACTGAACTACGATCAAAACTGTTACACGTTGTTGTCCTGTGGAGGCATGTCCATTATACTTGGACTTTCTCCTAGTAGTATGATTACTATTGTCACCTAGTGACAAGGTACGACAtgctactgaaattaaattccttgaccgtaacTGCTGCTATCAATCCAAAAGGCATATCAAAACAAGGTATATAGGTAAATAACAACAACCGTCTGAGAGGTCATCAGTATAACCTGGTGTCTCGCAGGTCCTACAACAATCCTCATATACACTTCTTTAGCAACAGAGTAGTCAAAGCTTGGAACAAACTCACAGAGGAGATAGTATCGCCTCAAAGTGTAAATGAGTTAAAGAATAAATTAGATAAGCACAAATCAAATTCTACTCAACACTGAAAACTTACTGATGACTCCGGATACATGCATTATCAGTTTTTTTAACTGCCCGCCTGCTTTacagataataatattaataaatacttattaaggTCAATGTAGGAAATATCATCTACAAGATTTTTCGTTGCTTTTAACTCTTGCatctacatagaaaacatctgtAACTCAGGAACATCTGTGGTGAACTCACATATGAATACCCAGAATTTAAACCCGAGACCTGCTttgtaggcaggatcactaccgacTAGACGAGGAGGACGTCATCGGTCCCCGACCTATCCCATATACGAATGAAAGAATATCTACGCGCAATACGCGTAGCTTCTTCTCTATACCCTGCTTCCCTGCCATACGTATAGCTTCTTCTATATACCCTGCTATACTTAATTACTTAGCTTCTCATCTTATCTTCAGGAGAAATCCTCTTTCAACCGGAGCTAGCAGCTCCGGACTGGGACGTCCTGTCAATACCCAAAGCAGTACAAAAGGCAGCGGAGATGTGCGACCCTGAACTACGATCAGAACTGTTAGACGGTGTCGTGCCCTGTGGAGGGATGTCCATGATACCTGGACTTTGTCCTAGGTTAGTATCGTCAACTGACCTTGGACTTACATAATGCCGTCAGTATTTTGTGTAGTGTTACGGTCGTCATGCAAAGAAACGATCAGAGAGAACAGACTGGGACGTGCTGTCCATGCCCAAGGGCCATTTTATCTAAAGTtgtgcagtcgccatcagatatatcgaagtgGCTGAAggagctcacaaatatctaaaaagGCCTCAATTGTCAAGGCGGTTAGAGTGCTTGTTCAAAtgtttttgagcaccttggtcgtttcaatatattacatttattttttaaatgtgggAATAATTTTGTTGTTTCCACTCAGAGTCGCGAGCTCTTTCGATCTTGATAGGAGAAAAGTGTCCCGATATTTCCATACCTTTTTCGATCTTCCATTCCGTATACGTCATACAAAGTCctatgaaaaatggtaacgAAATGGAGTTAGAGTCTGTGTGGaaaaagaagagtcgtggaatgtatgggacCCAATACATTCCAGGACTCTTCTCATTCCGAACGGActctaaaaaacttttttttataaggatCAAAAGAGCTCGTGATCCCGAGTcgaatatactaaaaactataaataaaaagacccaagtatagtagtagtaagtaattTGTCATACAAATTGTTGTATGTTCTAGGTTAAAACAAGATCTGGAAGTACTAACCAACGAGCTAGTGAACGTGTATTCATCGGACGAGGCATATGCTCTCTCGTGGCTTGGTGGCGCCACGTTTGCAGGTAATTTACTCATAGTAAAGTCAACGTGGGGTAGACTGAGCTAAAAAAAATTCTCAAACATGCTCGGGAATGTAAGCATTAGGTTCGTAAATCGAAAACACAAAGAGTGACTAATTTCTGTCCCAGCGACAACGCATAAACGGAATTCGTATGATTCATTTTACACTTAGGAGTAAAATGATCGATACAAATTCCATTTTTGTCCGCTGCGTGCCGAGCGCTGGCCACCCGGGCGGGGTCGGTGCAAAAAGGCATTTTCTGTCTCGGATCTTTTCCATTTTGGCATCTAGGAACCTCGTCAGAAAATGCCTTTCTGTCCATCCCTCGGCAGCAATGTACTAATTATCATTACTCAGACACTATCATAACATTCTGCACAACCGACCTACTGTATATGGAGTCTGATTAAAAACGCAAGCGTTCAAAGCAACAAAAGGACTTATAGACGGTATTAACTGATAGGCGGTTTTCCCACATCAGTGTAATACAGTACATAATGTATAGTTATCGTGCGTGTCGCCCGCGCCAATACGTGTACCGACTAGTACGAGTGAAATACATGATACGTGTACGTGAATTAGCCAGGTAGTCATTTTATTACCTATCGCCGTGAGGCCAATTTGAATgactgaatgaatgaaatactttattgcgataAACATGGTATACATAAGATAGTAGATACATTATTGTTAAGTGGCAATACATGTCCAGCCACAAATGGCATGAAGGTACCATTGACAGAATAGCGGATGGAGTGGCGCAAACGCGTTTTGGAAGGTCGCAAGTTTTATGATGAAACCTGGTTCACTGCATTCGCTGACAAGACAATAACGATGACAAGGCATTTCATCTCAATACCGTTCTCCGCAAATTTCCCTTGTCAGGCCATGTCAGTCTCGCATGGGTCTATTCAGCCACCAAAAATGGTGTCTCTCCGGCGTTACCCCATAAATCGACTGCAATAGACTCAAATGCCcttgatgatgataatgacaCTTGTCATAAATTTGCCAGTTCATTTCGCTCGGATTCGTCCTTACATGTGTTAGCGCGAGCCACTTCATTCAGATCTCATAAAATGATACTTTGatatttgtggctttccattgtattgtattgtataggtaCGGGCGAtattccgcaactcgacgacttgcgcctattttgcgtgatatgttgggggtgggctagtcctgccagcccagctcctcgaggaatcctatcaaacctttaatgttgagtaggacctcggggaggtctctcggagatccgtgATGTTTAGCCCTTGTGGCTTTCCATTAGAGAAGGGTTCTTGGCATGTGCAATAAGACCTTTCTATCAGAATTTCTGTTGGAATTTCAGATAAAAAGGACCTTATTGTacttgaagcataaggacccttatGTGACGgaattttgtcataaaaatgtAAGCCAGACCTGGCGTACTTGTATATGCAttaactaataaatatgtacGATTTTAGGCATGCCGGACCCAAAAATCTGGGTTACTAAGAGACAATATGAAGATTTCGGAGagaaaattgtcaaaaacaagTTTACTTAGCTGTTAATGTctagttataataaaaacatttattaccTAGCTAGTAGATTAATCTGGTTTATGTGTGTAATTAAACCCAAAAACATACTTTAATAATAGTAAGCTTAGAATATAATGTAACTTAAAATTGAAACTACCTGCAAAACTAGAACTAATACCTAAAAAACAACATGGGTGACCTTGACCTagcccaatatgtttataatattatattattattataggacattattacacaaattgactaagtcccacagtaagctcaataaggcttgtgtcgagggtacttagacaacgatatatataatatataaatatttataaatacttaaatacatagaaaacacccatgactcaggaacaaatatccatgctcatcacacgaataaatgctcttaccaggatttgaacccgggaccatcggcttcgtaggcagggtcactacccactaggccaaactggtggTCATGGCGGTTTATATTAGGCTAGATCACCCAGATCCGATCCCTGCGGAAGggttcccataaggctggcCGCGTTCCCCTTTGGATCGCTATGCCGATCCGTTGAGCGAGGAACGagccagccctacggtccccgatgacatcaataattatttttttaaagttgcctAATTAATTTGTGAGCATTTCGGCACCAAGGTCCTATATTTTCAACTGCGAATGCCGCAAATATATGCCAGCAAGTGAGAGTATATATTTATGCACTCTAACGCATTGACAAcaaaggcgtgttcagatatttgtgagcaccttggccgctccgatatatctgatggcgactgtaccaggTAAACAGCACAGTATTGTTGAATTGTTTCCACCGAGGAGATTTCTTAGTATTTTATTCAACGCTAGTCGAGCGGTGAGCGCTTGGTGACGCCAACTTTGTATTGGCAGTGAATGCATACTACAGAAGAACTAGAATATGTAGAAGTTAGGAGAGGGATTTTAATGACATTTGATCCTTGATTATTAACGTATATTAAATATAGAAACTCGAATTTTGCCTTAGCGGGGGCTAAAGTACCTAGGAACGCGTCGCTGAATGgtcaattatttattctgttcGTGTTTTAGTTTTTGACATGTAATCAATAAGGATGTTTAGATTACGTCCTATAATGGTgtatcatcgccatcaaaaatgccttttccactaagttacaataagaagtttatttttaattggtattaactctgattctaggcgaaatccagaaaagtttatatgaaattttagtctctaaatttgatcaggaatacactgtaaaaatatttcgttttCCTCGTGTTTCATTGTGTATAATAACGGATCGATTCGAAATTTAATCATACGCCAAAAATTtgctctagatacgatatggatatgtcagtgtcaaaactgacgtttcttcaaacagaaatccgattcatatcgtatttagagaatatttttgacgtatattatAATTCGAATCGGCCCGTAAATATCTTACCTACCttaggggtagacctcggcggactttctctgatcaaatcggggaaatcctgaaggcgaaagaggtatgtcaggatcgtagcaagtggaaatccgtggtctctgtctaccccttcgggaaataggcgtgattatatgtatgtattatttaacttgcaacttgtacctatgtatgtttgtacaggtgaaatcttgcaagttaaatttgacccacttccctgtttccgatgaagctgaaaatctGCATTAATATacaagtcggatgacaatgcaatattatggtaccatggagctgatctgatgatggagacaggacgtagccataggaactcggTGATAAAACAGTGCAAACTAATggtgtttagggtttttagaattgtctcgatgactGTTAgctgcctgtggaaagaaaagtacggtcacgtctgaaaatatcggtacggaaagtgtcaaaaacatgtatacactaccctaatataaggtcgtgtatacatatttttggcacttcgaccgtctcgatattttcagacttgaCTGTTACAGTCatcgataaaagcttgtaataatgaaattttgccaaaaacttttttccTTATATTCTGtttattagtttaaattatTGCAGTGTGTCCACTTGTcaaaacacaaattaatatattttgatacagacagagtaatttaatttaaataaataaatattataggacattatagggagcgtgcatgaactgtaggaggcagcacaggagccgtcagatttttggcgcgaggcgtaaatgtgatgtttattgttccgatgtagcccacaagatggcagaacctactatgcacaagaaaacacgtgacgtgtacatgtgcatgtttatagttccgattcaggccacaagatggcagaccctccaacgcgcacggtacCTATAGCAATACCAATATCTAAATTGTGGTCACAGAATATACCTATCCCCCGAATGGAATTACTGTGGAATTTGACTGACAGTCAATTGACATAATCTCGGTTCGGTTAGCAACGCGATGACGGAACGTTCAAAATGCCGATGTATTCAGCCAAGCTTGGCCGCGTTCCCACTAAGTCCTTTATATCGACAGATATGTGTGCGTTTTGGCCAGGGTtataaccagtacccctagtgtaaataaattcgatttcgaaacgtgacgtacgcgtttgcgtttagtctcattttgtattagatttagaaagagcgcgccaagcgggacgttttggaaactcaaaatcctatacaaaatgagacttaacgcaaacgcgttcgtcacgttatgatgtcgatcaaatttacactagggatacagAGATCGGCGGGTGTGAGCTGTTTTCAGTTTTTGCATAACATGGACATACCTTGTCATTTAATGGTAATTGCCCcatgtgtaattaataattataaactaattaaaatattttatttgggcTGCCTTCACGTCACGTCGCAATCAAAATCTACGGAATGTGATTAATCTATTTTGCACAGCTTTC
Proteins encoded in this window:
- the LOC133516278 gene encoding uncharacterized protein LOC133516278, with protein sequence MAFEKPPVIIDTGSYTIKAGFACDNHPVAIFRTAVGRPSYLNGSYGREPYDVYVGDEAIQQGEDLEISYPVVKGRIVHWDNFERILHHILYRELKVAPEDRAIMLALAASTPMSEKFKCCEIIFETLNSIGLCIQSQGVLTMYGSGFTSGICVDMGYDKVDIAPVYEGGLIAYAQTTTGIPSLELHDYIRRLFAERNINITSQQVLRNLKKKAYITKNAAYNRKTGKKTFTLPDGKVIDISNEAFMAGEILFQPELAAPDWDVLSIPKAVQKAAEMCDPELRSELLDGVVPCGGMSMIPGLCPRLKQDLEVLTNELVNVYSSDEAYALSWLGGATFAGMPDPKIWVTKRQYEDFGEKIVKNKFT